A region of Lacinutrix sp. Hel_I_90 DNA encodes the following proteins:
- a CDS encoding FtsW/RodA/SpoVE family cell cycle protein has translation MQKLFKNIKGDRLIWAIAALLAIFSFLPVYSAASNLAYVGGSTNTFSFFVKHFMHLFLGFSIMYGVHKIPYRYFRGLSMVMIPIVLILLVVTVLQGTTIAGANASRWIRIPFVNMSFQTSTLASVVLMVYVARYMSKMKDEQITFKDSILPLWLPVFLMLALILPSNFSTTALIFLMVVILVFLGGYPIRYLVAIVGAGILGLALFVVVAKAFPEAMPNRIDTWMSRIESFTDEGDTEADYQIEKAKIAIASGYITGVGPGKSTQKNFLPQSSSDFIFAIIIEEFGLIGGIFLMTMYMWLLFRIVIVSQKADTIFGKLLVLGVGLPIVFQAMINMAVAVELFPVTGQTLPLVSSGGTSIWMTCLAIGIILSVSAKREEIKEQENTEDNPLEILSEAI, from the coding sequence ATGCAAAAACTATTCAAAAATATAAAAGGAGACCGATTAATTTGGGCAATAGCAGCCTTACTTGCTATTTTCTCATTTTTACCTGTGTACAGTGCTGCGAGTAATTTGGCATATGTTGGTGGTAGTACAAATACCTTTTCTTTTTTTGTAAAGCACTTTATGCATTTGTTTTTAGGGTTTTCAATTATGTACGGCGTACATAAAATACCATATCGTTATTTCCGTGGCTTGTCGATGGTTATGATTCCTATTGTTTTGATTTTATTAGTGGTTACCGTTTTGCAAGGCACAACAATTGCGGGCGCCAATGCTAGTCGCTGGATTCGTATCCCTTTTGTTAATATGTCTTTTCAAACTTCTACTTTGGCATCCGTTGTACTCATGGTGTATGTGGCGCGATACATGTCTAAAATGAAAGATGAACAAATCACTTTTAAAGACTCTATTTTACCCCTTTGGTTGCCCGTGTTTTTAATGCTAGCATTAATACTACCGTCTAACTTTTCTACAACGGCGCTTATCTTTTTAATGGTTGTAATACTGGTTTTTTTAGGGGGGTATCCTATTCGTTATTTGGTCGCTATTGTTGGCGCAGGCATCTTAGGGTTAGCTTTATTTGTAGTTGTTGCTAAGGCATTCCCAGAGGCTATGCCAAACAGGATTGATACCTGGATGAGTCGTATAGAAAGCTTCACAGATGAAGGAGATACAGAGGCAGATTATCAAATAGAAAAAGCAAAAATAGCCATTGCCTCAGGCTATATTACAGGTGTTGGTCCTGGGAAAAGCACGCAGAAAAACTTTTTACCACAATCCTCTTCCGATTTTATTTTTGCGATTATTATTGAAGAGTTTGGGTTGATAGGGGGCATATTTTTAATGACCATGTATATGTGGTTGTTATTTAGAATAGTCATAGTCTCACAAAAAGCAGATACTATTTTTGGTAAATTATTAGTACTAGGGGTTGGTTTACCAATCGTATTTCAAGCCATGATAAATATGGCTGTAGCTGTAGAGTTATTTCCAGTAACTGGTCAAACCTTACCATTGGTAAGTAGTGGGGGAACCTCTATTTGGATGACCTGTTTAGCCATAGGAATCATTCTTAGTGTAAGTGCGAAAAGAGAAGAAATTAAAGAACAAGAAAATACAGAAGATAATCCGTTAGAAATTCTTTCGGAAGCAATATAA
- a CDS encoding penicillin-binding protein, giving the protein MFIFGLAVVVKLLTIQFINGDDYRALAEERTVKNVTIPSNRGNVYSVNGNLLATSIPKYDIRIDTKAPKKSVWQKNLGPLCDSLSNFSGKSSSYHREELRKAQAKENRYYLLARDIGYSDYLRLRNFPLLELGAFKGGLIVEQNTKREHPMGGISMRTIGYEREDEDGNITRAGIDGAFGAKYLRGKDGQRWKQKIGKGQWKPIVDYNQVEPEDGYDVYTTIDVNVQDIAHHALLEQLEMYDAEHGCVVVMEVKTGEIRAISNLGKSKAGTYYEKRNYAVWESHEPGSTFKLMAIMAALEDKVIDTATVVDTHMGSKRFYGRSITDTRGYGKISAAQAFEKSSNIGLATIIDDHYSKNPMKFIKILDKWRLNETLGLPILGEGKPNIPRPGDNNWSRNALPSMAYGYNLRLTPLQTLTFYNAVANGGEMVKPRFLREVKELDREIETFKKEVRVKQICSKETIEKAQKMMENVVLQGTGRSLYSEYFSMAGKTGTVRTDYSNFEEWKKDKKYISSFVGYFPVENPKYSCIVVIHKPSIEVGYYGADVTGPVFKRIAQKIFTDTPIIDEIESLEVANVSVKKEFQQFYKTEKVYLTIMPNVIGLPTMDAVALCENMGLKVKMAGVGVVKSQSIPKGDKVKKNQIIVLEI; this is encoded by the coding sequence ATGTTCATCTTCGGCTTGGCTGTGGTTGTAAAATTATTAACCATCCAATTTATTAATGGAGATGATTATCGTGCTTTGGCAGAAGAGCGCACGGTTAAAAACGTTACCATTCCTTCAAATCGTGGTAATGTGTATTCTGTAAACGGAAACTTATTAGCGACTTCTATTCCTAAATACGATATTAGAATCGATACAAAGGCACCAAAGAAAAGCGTTTGGCAAAAAAATCTAGGACCGCTTTGTGATTCCTTATCTAATTTTTCAGGAAAATCTTCAAGTTACCACAGAGAAGAATTAAGAAAAGCGCAAGCAAAAGAAAACAGATATTATTTGTTGGCTCGGGATATAGGGTATTCAGATTATTTAAGACTACGCAACTTTCCTTTGTTGGAATTGGGTGCTTTTAAAGGTGGATTAATTGTTGAGCAAAATACAAAACGTGAGCATCCAATGGGAGGCATCTCAATGCGAACCATTGGCTACGAGAGAGAAGATGAAGATGGTAATATTACACGAGCAGGTATCGATGGTGCTTTTGGCGCTAAGTATTTACGTGGAAAAGACGGCCAACGCTGGAAACAAAAAATTGGTAAAGGGCAATGGAAGCCTATCGTAGATTATAATCAGGTGGAGCCAGAAGATGGTTATGATGTATACACGACTATCGATGTGAATGTGCAAGACATTGCGCATCATGCTTTATTGGAGCAGTTAGAAATGTATGATGCAGAGCATGGTTGTGTTGTGGTAATGGAAGTAAAAACAGGAGAGATTCGCGCCATTTCTAACTTAGGAAAAAGTAAAGCTGGAACCTATTATGAAAAACGGAATTATGCGGTTTGGGAATCTCATGAGCCCGGTTCTACTTTCAAACTAATGGCCATTATGGCGGCTTTAGAAGATAAAGTTATTGACACCGCTACGGTTGTTGATACGCATATGGGATCTAAGCGTTTTTATGGACGCTCAATTACAGATACGCGAGGTTATGGGAAAATATCTGCTGCCCAAGCTTTTGAAAAGTCTTCAAACATTGGTTTGGCTACAATAATAGATGACCATTATTCTAAAAACCCTATGAAGTTTATCAAAATATTAGATAAATGGAGGCTGAATGAGACATTAGGCCTTCCTATACTAGGAGAAGGGAAGCCAAATATTCCAAGACCAGGAGATAATAACTGGAGTCGCAATGCGCTACCATCAATGGCTTATGGTTATAATTTAAGGTTAACACCATTACAAACCTTAACCTTTTATAATGCTGTTGCCAATGGAGGTGAAATGGTGAAACCTCGATTTCTAAGAGAGGTAAAAGAGTTAGACAGGGAGATCGAAACCTTTAAAAAAGAAGTAAGAGTAAAACAAATCTGTTCTAAAGAAACAATTGAGAAGGCTCAAAAAATGATGGAAAATGTTGTGCTTCAGGGTACAGGTAGAAGTTTGTATTCGGAGTATTTTTCTATGGCTGGAAAAACAGGAACGGTTAGAACGGATTATAGCAATTTTGAGGAATGGAAAAAGGATAAGAAATATATTTCTTCATTTGTAGGGTATTTTCCAGTTGAAAATCCTAAATATTCCTGCATTGTGGTGATTCATAAGCCAAGTATTGAGGTCGGGTATTATGGTGCTGATGTTACGGGTCCAGTGTTTAAACGTATTGCTCAAAAGATTTTTACAGACACACCGATTATTGATGAAATTGAGTCACTGGAAGTGGCGAATGTTTCAGTAAAAAAAGAATTTCAGCAGTTTTATAAGACAGAAAAAGTCTATTTAACAATCATGCCAAATGTTATTGGTTTGCCAACGATGGATGCTGTGGCCTTATGTGAAAATATGGGTTTGAAAGTAAAAATGGCTGGTGTGGGTGTTGTGAAGTCGCAATCCATACCTAAAGGAGATAAAGTTAAAAAAAATCAAATAATAGTTTTAGAAATCTAG
- the murG gene encoding undecaprenyldiphospho-muramoylpentapeptide beta-N-acetylglucosaminyltransferase has product MNTYKIILSGGGTGGHIYPAIAIANELKSRFPDAEFLFVGAKDRMEMEKVPQAGYEIKGLWISGIQRKLTVKNMMFPFKLVNSLWNARKIVNNFKPDVAIGTGGFASGPLLHVAALKGIPSLIQEQNSYPGITNKLLSKKVQKICVAYDGLERFFPKNKIIKTGNPVRQDLLDINSKKSEALKHFNLVEDKKTLLVLGGSLGAKAINELIKNEIEFLQMQNLQIIWQCGKLYYDDYKIVGHTKNVQVHAFINKMDYAYAAADFIISRAGAGSVSELCIVGKPVIFVPSPYVAEDHQTKNAMAVVKENAAMMIAQEDLNVDFENKFSQLVASVERQNELSSNIKKLALENATKEIVDEVEKLLKK; this is encoded by the coding sequence ATGAACACTTATAAAATCATATTATCTGGAGGCGGAACTGGTGGCCACATCTATCCTGCAATAGCTATAGCGAACGAATTGAAATCGCGTTTTCCTGACGCTGAATTTTTATTTGTAGGTGCAAAAGACCGTATGGAAATGGAGAAAGTACCACAGGCAGGTTATGAAATTAAAGGCTTGTGGATTTCAGGTATTCAAAGAAAACTAACGGTGAAGAACATGATGTTTCCTTTTAAATTAGTGAATAGCCTTTGGAATGCCAGAAAAATTGTTAACAATTTCAAGCCAGATGTAGCGATTGGAACAGGCGGGTTTGCTAGTGGTCCGTTATTACATGTGGCTGCTTTAAAAGGGATACCAAGCTTAATACAAGAGCAGAATTCCTATCCGGGAATCACAAACAAATTATTATCAAAAAAAGTACAGAAAATTTGTGTGGCTTATGATGGTTTAGAGCGTTTTTTCCCTAAGAATAAAATTATCAAAACAGGAAATCCGGTACGACAGGATTTATTAGATATTAATTCTAAAAAATCAGAAGCTTTAAAACATTTCAACTTAGTTGAAGATAAAAAAACACTGTTAGTGCTAGGAGGAAGTCTGGGGGCAAAAGCGATAAATGAATTAATAAAAAATGAAATAGAGTTTCTGCAAATGCAGAATTTACAAATCATTTGGCAATGCGGGAAATTGTATTACGACGATTACAAAATTGTTGGTCATACAAAAAATGTCCAGGTACATGCCTTTATAAATAAAATGGATTATGCTTATGCCGCGGCAGATTTTATTATTTCTCGCGCAGGAGCAGGCTCTGTTTCAGAATTATGTATCGTTGGAAAACCGGTCATTTTTGTGCCTTCTCCTTATGTAGCAGAAGATCATCAAACTAAAAATGCAATGGCTGTGGTTAAAGAAAATGCTGCAATGATGATTGCTCAGGAAGATTTGAATGTAGATTTTGAGAATAAGTTTTCACAGTTAGTTGCTTCAGTAGAAAGGCAAAATGAATTAAGTAGTAATATTAAAAAACTAGCATTAGAAAATGCTACAAAAGAAATAGTTGATGAAGTTGAAAAACTTCTAAAAAAATAA
- a CDS encoding cell division protein FtsQ/DivIB, translating to MRINWNYIKIIGLLAIVVFLYAFTSKRNNRRKVAEPIVTFVDDQKPFVTHATVSKLLIQNQRPVTSVPKETLDLNGLEQALNAHKMIESAEVFLRVNGGFSVKIKQKMPIARVSSPSAYYIDSKGGYMPLSTNYTARVPMVTGHVKQNDLAVVYTIASRIMNDEFLKTNVVEIHQNNDKSIDLKLRQCQFTVQLGSLNYLDKKINNLKAFYNKAIKDKSLKKYSKVNLQFENQVVCTKV from the coding sequence ATGAGAATTAATTGGAACTACATAAAGATCATAGGGTTATTGGCGATTGTAGTGTTTTTGTATGCCTTTACTTCAAAACGAAATAACAGGCGAAAGGTCGCTGAGCCTATTGTGACATTTGTTGATGATCAGAAACCATTTGTCACGCACGCGACTGTTAGTAAATTGTTAATACAAAATCAACGACCTGTTACGAGTGTGCCCAAAGAAACTTTAGATTTGAATGGTTTAGAGCAGGCCCTAAATGCTCATAAAATGATTGAAAGTGCTGAGGTTTTTTTGCGAGTAAATGGTGGGTTTTCAGTGAAAATAAAACAGAAAATGCCAATCGCAAGAGTCAGTAGTCCAAGTGCTTATTACATAGACAGTAAAGGTGGTTACATGCCTTTGTCAACAAATTATACAGCACGTGTACCAATGGTTACCGGTCATGTAAAACAAAATGATTTAGCAGTGGTTTACACCATTGCTAGCAGAATTATGAATGATGAGTTTTTAAAAACCAACGTGGTTGAGATTCATCAGAATAATGATAAATCTATAGATTTAAAATTAAGGCAATGTCAATTCACGGTGCAGTTAGGTAGCTTGAATTATTTAGATAAAAAAATAAACAACCTTAAGGCGTTTTATAATAAAGCGATTAAGGATAAGAGTTTAAAAAAATATAGCAAAGTGAATTTGCAATTTGAAAACCAAGTTGTTTGTACTAAAGTATAA
- the mraY gene encoding phospho-N-acetylmuramoyl-pentapeptide-transferase, which produces MLYYLFEYLEKEFQLTGASVFQFITFRAALAIILSLLFSTIFGKKIIRLLQKKQVGESVRDLGLDGQVEKAGTPTMGGLIIIFSTLIPVLLLAKLDNIYVILLIVTTVWMGLVGFADDYIKVFKKDKAGLSGKFKVLGQVGLGVFVGSIMYFHPHVTIRQEKTNPVYETERITQNSEAEFRAEEQSLKTTIPFVKDNEFDYAQITSWFGDATGKYAWLIFIPIVIFIVTAVSNGANLTDGIDGLAAGSSAIIVFALAIFAFISGNFVFSDYLNVMFIPRLGELVVFIAAFVGALIGFLWYNTYPAQVFMGDTGSLTIGGVIAVIAIAVRKELLIPLLCGIFFAESLSVILQVTWFKYTKKKLGEGRRIFKMAPLHHHYQKGGYHESKIVTRFWIVGILLAILSIVTLKLR; this is translated from the coding sequence ATGTTGTACTATCTATTCGAATATTTAGAAAAAGAATTTCAGTTAACAGGGGCGAGTGTGTTTCAATTCATCACCTTTCGTGCTGCTTTGGCTATCATCCTGTCGTTGCTGTTTTCTACGATTTTCGGAAAGAAAATTATACGCTTATTACAGAAAAAACAAGTAGGAGAATCAGTAAGAGATTTAGGTTTAGACGGGCAGGTTGAAAAAGCTGGAACCCCAACAATGGGAGGCTTAATCATCATTTTTTCAACGTTGATACCAGTGTTGTTATTAGCAAAGTTGGACAATATTTATGTTATTCTGCTAATCGTTACCACGGTTTGGATGGGCTTAGTAGGTTTTGCTGACGACTATATAAAAGTATTCAAAAAAGATAAGGCAGGCTTAAGTGGTAAGTTTAAAGTTTTAGGTCAAGTTGGTTTAGGTGTTTTTGTGGGTTCTATTATGTATTTCCATCCCCATGTAACCATTAGACAGGAAAAAACAAATCCTGTTTATGAAACTGAAAGAATAACACAAAATTCTGAGGCAGAGTTTAGAGCGGAGGAACAATCGCTTAAAACCACCATTCCTTTTGTAAAAGATAATGAGTTCGATTATGCTCAAATTACATCGTGGTTTGGTGACGCTACTGGTAAATATGCTTGGTTAATTTTTATTCCAATTGTTATATTCATCGTTACAGCAGTATCCAACGGTGCTAATTTAACTGATGGCATTGATGGCTTAGCAGCAGGGAGTTCCGCCATAATTGTCTTTGCGCTAGCCATTTTTGCTTTCATTTCAGGAAACTTCGTCTTTTCAGATTATCTCAATGTGATGTTTATTCCACGACTGGGTGAATTAGTAGTGTTTATAGCGGCATTTGTTGGTGCGCTTATCGGTTTTCTGTGGTACAATACGTATCCAGCACAAGTATTTATGGGAGACACAGGTAGTTTAACTATTGGAGGTGTGATTGCAGTAATCGCAATTGCTGTTAGAAAAGAATTACTAATTCCATTATTGTGTGGGATTTTTTTCGCGGAATCATTGTCCGTTATTTTACAGGTAACATGGTTTAAATACACGAAAAAGAAACTTGGAGAAGGACGGCGTATTTTTAAAATGGCGCCACTGCATCACCACTATCAAAAGGGTGGCTATCATGAAAGTAAAATAGTAACACGCTTTTGGATTGTAGGCATATTACTAGCAATACTGTCAATAGTGACATTGAAATTAAGATAA
- the murC gene encoding UDP-N-acetylmuramate--L-alanine ligase, producing the protein MNLNKLHNVYFIGVGGIGMSALARYFIANGKAVAGYDKTQTEITEVLEGLGISIHYEDAVKAIDGPFLNPENTLVVYTPAVPKDHKELAYFRDHSFAVLKRSEVLGLITKNTFCLAVAGTHGKTTTSSILGHLLYECDVKLTAFLGGISENHNSNLIENGDEVSVVEADEFDRSFLTLSPDLACITSMDADHLDIYGDALALHESFEAFSKKIKPNGKLFVRNGLPLKGITYGIEDDSDYSAQNITINNGTYSFDVKTPKEVLKQVQFNLPGRHNLSNALIALAMAVEYGLPKPQLAMALASYKGVKRRFTYHIKTDDLVFIDDYAHHPTEIDAAHQAVREMYPKDQVLVIFQPHLFSRTRDFGADFAKSLSQFDELLLLDIYPARELPIEGIDSQWLLGQIINSKKELIQKKQIISKIKESKARIILTLGAGDIGEEVKHIKAALIDEN; encoded by the coding sequence ATGAACCTAAACAAGTTACATAACGTCTATTTTATTGGTGTTGGAGGGATTGGTATGTCTGCATTGGCACGGTATTTTATTGCGAACGGAAAAGCTGTGGCTGGTTATGATAAAACACAAACTGAAATTACAGAAGTTTTGGAGGGTTTAGGTATTAGCATTCATTATGAGGATGCGGTCAAGGCTATCGATGGTCCATTTTTAAATCCTGAAAACACTTTAGTAGTTTATACACCAGCGGTACCAAAAGATCATAAAGAGTTAGCCTATTTTAGGGACCATAGTTTTGCTGTTTTAAAACGTTCAGAGGTGTTAGGGTTGATTACAAAAAATACTTTTTGTTTAGCTGTGGCAGGAACACATGGAAAAACAACGACCTCTAGTATTTTAGGACATTTATTGTATGAATGTGATGTAAAGCTAACGGCTTTTTTAGGCGGCATTAGTGAAAACCATAATTCGAATTTAATTGAAAATGGTGATGAAGTAAGTGTTGTAGAGGCTGATGAGTTTGATCGTTCGTTTTTAACCTTATCACCAGATTTAGCTTGTATAACTTCAATGGATGCAGATCATTTAGATATCTATGGTGATGCTTTGGCATTACATGAGTCCTTTGAGGCATTTTCAAAAAAAATTAAACCGAACGGAAAATTATTTGTTAGAAACGGCTTGCCTTTAAAAGGGATAACTTACGGGATAGAAGATGACTCTGATTATTCAGCTCAAAACATAACAATAAATAACGGTACTTATAGTTTTGATGTAAAAACACCAAAAGAGGTGCTAAAACAAGTTCAATTTAACCTACCTGGTAGACATAATTTGTCGAATGCACTAATAGCTTTAGCGATGGCTGTAGAATATGGCCTTCCCAAACCGCAGCTCGCTATGGCTTTAGCATCTTATAAGGGGGTTAAACGTCGTTTTACCTATCACATTAAAACAGATGATCTGGTGTTTATCGATGATTATGCACATCATCCAACAGAGATTGATGCAGCACATCAAGCAGTAAGAGAGATGTATCCAAAAGATCAGGTCTTGGTCATTTTTCAGCCACATTTATTTAGCCGAACCCGTGACTTTGGAGCTGATTTTGCTAAAAGTTTATCTCAATTTGATGAGTTATTATTGTTAGATATTTACCCCGCAAGAGAATTACCAATTGAAGGGATAGATTCACAATGGTTGTTAGGCCAAATTATTAACTCTAAGAAAGAATTAATTCAGAAAAAACAGATCATTTCAAAAATAAAAGAAAGTAAAGCCAGAATCATCCTCACTCTTGGAGCAGGAGATATTGGTGAAGAAGTTAAACATATTAAAGCCGCTTTAATTGATGAGAATTAA
- a CDS encoding UDP-N-acetylmuramoyl-L-alanyl-D-glutamate--2,6-diaminopimelate ligase, producing MNSLIDILYKVTINKVVGSTTVSVRDIHFNSKSIGLNDVFVAIKGSVSDGHNYIENAVQQGALVVICEHLPKVLQEGVSYIVVDNSSKALAIMASNYYGNPSSNLRLVGVTGTNGKTTIATLLYQLFKKAGYKVGLLSTVIIKVNDKDYKATHTTPDSLTINRYLKEMNDEGVEFCFMEVSSHGIHQNRTEGLAFAGGIFTNLSHDHLDYHDNFAEYRDVKKYFFDHLSSKAFVLVNADDKNGAVMLQNTKAKAYKYALKSYADYKAQILENSFSGMLLKLNDNEVWTRLIGNFNAYNVLAIYATAELLGLKTEEILRLISELESVSGRFQYLVSDEKITAIVDYAHTPDALKNVLETINAIRTKNEKLITVVGCGGDRDTTKRPKMGHIASALSTKVIFTSDNPRTEVPEVIIADIEKGVASENFKKTLSIVDRKQAIKTACQLAESGDIILIAGKGHETYQEINGKRTDFDDYQIVEELLKQLQK from the coding sequence GTGAACTCATTAATCGACATATTATATAAAGTGACCATAAATAAAGTGGTTGGAAGCACCACTGTTTCTGTTCGCGACATTCATTTTAACTCAAAAAGTATTGGGTTAAATGATGTATTCGTGGCGATAAAAGGAAGTGTTTCAGATGGTCATAATTACATTGAAAATGCCGTGCAGCAAGGTGCATTGGTTGTAATCTGTGAACATTTACCAAAGGTGTTACAAGAAGGTGTAAGTTATATTGTTGTAGATAACTCGAGCAAAGCGTTGGCTATAATGGCGTCTAATTATTATGGTAATCCGTCGTCTAATTTAAGATTAGTAGGGGTCACTGGAACAAATGGAAAGACTACAATTGCAACCTTACTTTATCAGTTATTTAAAAAAGCAGGGTACAAAGTAGGGTTGTTGTCTACGGTTATTATAAAAGTCAATGATAAGGACTATAAGGCAACGCATACCACACCAGATTCTCTAACCATTAATCGGTATTTAAAAGAGATGAATGATGAAGGGGTTGAGTTTTGCTTTATGGAAGTGAGCTCACACGGTATTCATCAAAATAGAACAGAAGGGTTAGCATTCGCTGGGGGTATTTTTACAAACCTATCCCATGATCATTTAGATTATCACGACAACTTTGCTGAGTATCGTGATGTTAAAAAGTACTTCTTTGATCATTTAAGTTCAAAAGCGTTCGTGTTGGTAAATGCCGATGATAAAAATGGCGCAGTAATGCTTCAGAACACTAAGGCTAAAGCCTATAAATATGCATTAAAAAGTTACGCAGATTATAAGGCTCAGATTTTAGAGAATTCGTTTAGCGGCATGTTGTTAAAGCTAAATGATAATGAAGTATGGACCCGATTAATTGGGAATTTTAATGCATACAATGTCTTAGCTATTTATGCTACTGCGGAATTATTGGGATTAAAAACGGAAGAAATTTTAAGATTAATTAGTGAATTGGAAAGTGTTAGTGGGCGCTTTCAGTATCTCGTTTCCGATGAGAAAATTACAGCTATTGTAGATTATGCACATACACCAGATGCGCTAAAAAATGTACTGGAAACTATTAATGCCATTCGCACTAAAAACGAAAAGCTAATTACTGTTGTAGGCTGTGGTGGGGATCGTGATACAACCAAGCGACCTAAAATGGGACACATTGCTTCGGCATTAAGTACGAAAGTCATTTTTACAAGTGATAATCCAAGAACAGAAGTTCCTGAAGTGATTATAGCGGACATAGAAAAAGGTGTTGCCTCTGAGAATTTTAAAAAGACCTTATCGATTGTTGATAGGAAACAAGCGATAAAAACGGCTTGCCAATTAGCAGAGTCAGGTGATATTATTTTGATCGCTGGTAAAGGTCATGAAACCTACCAAGAAATAAATGGAAAGCGTACGGATTTTGATGATTACCAAATAGTAGAAGAATTATTAAAGCAATTACAGAAATAA
- the murD gene encoding UDP-N-acetylmuramoyl-L-alanine--D-glutamate ligase: MKKQRLVILGGGESGVGTALLGVAKGYEVFVSDKGMIKEKYKEVLRHHEIEWEEEQHTAAKILNADVVMKSPGIPDSVALVQQLIKKEIPVISEIEFASKYTNATLIGVTGSNGKTTTASLTHHILKQELNVGLAGNIGDSFAKQILDFDFENYVLEISSFQLDGIVDFKPKIAVLTNITPDHLDRYEYKFENYINSKFRIALNQTKDDYLIYDADDEVIKKWLDENDIQSTLLPFSLVKTIENGAYLDKKNIKITINNDQIIMPTNDLALEGKHNIKNAMAASTVAHLLKIRKQTIRESLENFHGVEHRLEQVLKINKVQYINDSKATNVNATYYALESMDAPTVWIVGGTDKGNEYTELFPFVNEKVKAIICLGVDNDKLLENFGNMVDIIVETQFMSEAVKIAYRIAEAGDNVLLSPACASFDLFENYEDRGRQFKDAVRNL; encoded by the coding sequence ATGAAAAAACAGAGGTTAGTCATATTAGGAGGAGGCGAAAGCGGAGTAGGTACAGCGCTTTTAGGAGTAGCAAAAGGGTATGAGGTTTTTGTTTCGGATAAAGGAATGATAAAAGAAAAGTACAAAGAAGTTCTTAGACATCATGAGATTGAATGGGAAGAAGAACAGCATACCGCTGCTAAAATTTTAAATGCAGATGTGGTGATGAAGAGTCCGGGGATTCCAGATAGCGTTGCCTTAGTGCAGCAGCTTATAAAAAAAGAAATCCCAGTAATTTCTGAAATTGAATTTGCTTCAAAATACACGAATGCCACTTTGATTGGGGTTACGGGAAGCAATGGAAAAACAACAACCGCATCATTAACACATCATATTTTAAAACAAGAATTAAATGTAGGCTTGGCTGGGAATATTGGTGACAGTTTTGCAAAACAGATTTTAGACTTTGATTTTGAAAACTACGTCTTAGAGATTAGTAGTTTTCAGTTAGATGGGATTGTAGATTTTAAACCAAAAATAGCTGTCTTAACCAATATTACGCCAGATCATTTAGATCGCTACGAGTATAAGTTTGAAAATTATATCAATTCAAAATTCAGAATTGCTCTAAATCAAACCAAAGACGACTATTTAATTTATGATGCAGATGATGAGGTCATTAAAAAGTGGCTCGATGAAAACGACATTCAATCCACATTACTGCCCTTTTCTTTGGTTAAAACCATTGAAAATGGGGCTTATTTAGATAAAAAGAATATAAAAATAACAATAAATAACGACCAGATAATTATGCCAACAAACGATTTAGCCTTAGAAGGAAAACACAATATAAAAAATGCAATGGCTGCCTCAACGGTAGCGCATTTGCTAAAAATTAGAAAGCAAACCATTCGTGAAAGCTTAGAGAATTTCCATGGTGTTGAGCATCGTTTAGAGCAAGTGCTTAAAATTAATAAAGTACAATACATTAATGACTCTAAGGCCACAAATGTTAATGCGACCTATTATGCTTTAGAGAGTATGGATGCGCCAACCGTTTGGATTGTTGGTGGTACAGATAAAGGGAATGAATATACAGAGTTATTTCCATTTGTAAATGAAAAGGTAAAAGCGATTATCTGTTTAGGGGTTGATAATGATAAGCTCTTGGAAAATTTCGGTAACATGGTAGATATTATTGTGGAAACTCAGTTTATGAGTGAGGCGGTGAAAATAGCCTATAGAATTGCTGAAGCTGGAGATAACGTTTTATTATCACCTGCTTGTGCAAGTTTCGATTTATTTGAAAACTATGAAGATCGTGGGCGTCAATTTAAAGATGCGGTAAGAAATTTATAG